One stretch of Salmo trutta chromosome 7, fSalTru1.1, whole genome shotgun sequence DNA includes these proteins:
- the LOC115196793 gene encoding serine/threonine-protein kinase H1 homolog, which produces MGCRTSKVLPEPPGDVQLDLVKKVDPLQTDIYKHFIRGDGSGSKMRGEKTGSPQAAFSAAQAPTNTGQPEASDPRRNKVAKYRAKFDPRVTAKYDIKALIGRGSFSRVVRVEHKSTRQPYAIKMIETRYREGREVCESELCVLRRVRHTNIIQLMEVFETAERVYMVMELATGGELFDRIIARGSFTERDATRVLQMVLDGVKYLHTLGITHRDLKPENLLYYHPGADSKIMVTDFGLASTRKKGDECLMKTTCGTPEYIAPEILVRKPYTNAVDMWALGVISYILLSGTMPFEDDNRMRLYRQILKGKYSFSGEPWPSVSNLAKDFIDRVLTVDPSERLTAGQALKHPWIISMAASSSMKNLQRSISQNLLKRASSRCHSTKSAQSTRSSRSTKSNKARRAREKELRELNRRYQQQYNG; this is translated from the exons ATGGGGTGCAGGACGAGTAAGGTCCTCCCTGAGCCACCTGGAGATGTCCAGCTAGACTTGGTCAAAAAGGTGGATCCCCTCCAGACCGACATCTACAAACATTTCATCCGAGGCGACGGCAGTGGGAGTAAAATGAGAGGGGAGAAAACGGGCTCTCCCCAGGCAGCTTTCTCAGCCGCCCAGGCACCCACAAACACAGGCCAACCAGAGGCCTCTGACCCACGCAGAAACAAGGTAGCCAAGTACAGAGCTAAGTTTGACCCACGGGTCACAGCCAAATATGACATTAAGGCGCTGATAGGCCGAGGTAGCTTCAGCCGGGTGGTGCGAGTGGAGCATAAGAGCACACGGCAGCCCTACGCCATCAAGATGATAGAGACGCGCTACAGAGAGGGACGTGAGGTATGTGAGTCAGAGCTGTGTGTCCTGCGGCGTGTACGCCACACCAACATTATCCAGCTGATGGAGGTATTTGAGACAGCTGAGAGAGTATACATGGTGATGGAGCTGGCTACAGGGGGAGAGCTTTTTGACCGTATCATTGCCCGTGGCTCTTTCACAGAGCGTGATGCTACACGTGTCCTACAGATGGTACTGGATGGGGTCAAGTATCTACATACACTTGGCATCACCCACCGTGACCTCAAGCCTGAGAACCTGCTCTACTATCACCCCGGTGCGGACTCTAAGATTATGGTCACTGACTTTGGGCTGGCCAGCACTCGTAAGAAGGGTGATGAGTGCTTGATGAAGACCACTTGTGGGACACCAGAGTACATTGCCCCAGAGATCCTGGTACGAAAGCCATACACCAATGCTGTGGACATGTGGGCTCTAGGGGTCATCTCCTACATTCTGCTGAGTGGAACCATGCCCTTTGAGGATGACAACCGCATGCGCCTCTACCGTCAGATCCTCAAGGGGAAGTACAGCTTTTCTGGGGAG CCATGGCCCAGTGTGTCCAACCTGGCAAAGGACTTCATCGACCGTGTGCTGACTGTTGACCCCAGTGAGAGGTTAACAGCAGGCCAGGCTCTGAAGCACCCCTGGATCATCAGCATGGCCGCGTCATCCTCCATGAAGAACCTGCAGCGCTCTATCTCCCAAAACCTCCTGAAGAGGGCCTCATCACGCTGTCACAGCACCAAGTCTGCCCAGTCCACACGCTCCAGCCGCTCCACCAAGTCCAACAAGGCTCGTCGTGCTCGGGAGAAAGAGCTGCGTGAGCTCAACCGCCGCTACCAACAACAATACAATGGCTGA